From one Brachypodium distachyon strain Bd21 chromosome 4, Brachypodium_distachyon_v3.0, whole genome shotgun sequence genomic stretch:
- the LOC100822149 gene encoding extensin-3, with translation MAKHPSSPSAASAAQMGPPPQQIADAKDFSATADAVICSPPSPLAGFIFMCNGATKPECFRYRVLGLPRWRLDTVSRIKRGAGLFLYDFDARYLYGPYLADSDGGLALEPAAFQGRYPAQVKFTIHGDFMPIPENSVRSAIKENYSRGKFTPELTFAQVEKLTSLFRPVTLLPESAPGHYVDDRHPASSASYLPPLASHATQPAIDRHPAPSAAHLPPLASHPTQPAIDRHPPPSDAYLPSSASHPAQPAAYVHLPTAHVPPAAYSHLAPPTAQFNTHPCYVAPTGHLYQAGYEAYGPLPPTYQYLQDPPNHYFYTQAQHPMPEHAPAPVYSIDPYFTANRNDPYRYDAVKFNYQQSTSERTVYGAPHQVVPTNLQPVRHHGSTPSSEAAAPEAAATNLGLERSYGSIRSSATEGSTQPNA, from the exons ATGGCGAAGCACCCGTCCTCCCCTTCCGCCGCCTCGGCAGCGCAAATGGGCCCCCCGCCTCAGCAGATTGCGGACGCCAAGGACTTCTCAGCCACCGCCGACGCTGTCATCTGCtcgcctccgtcgccgctaGCGGGGTTCATCTTCATGTGCAACGGCGCGACGAAGCCCGAGTGCTTCAGGTACCGAGTGCTGGGCCTTCCGAGGTGGAGGCTGGATACCGTCTCTCGGATCAAGCGCGGCGCGGGGCTCTTCCTCTACGACTTCGACGCCAGGTACCTCTACGGCCCCTACCTCGCCGACTCCGACGGTGGCCTCGCCCTCGAACCCGCCGCCTTCCAAGGCCGCTATCCAGCCCAG GTCAAATTTACGATTCATGGTGATTTCATGCCTATCCCGGAGAATAGTGTAAGAAGTGCCATCAAGGAGAATTATTCCCGTGGAAAATTCACGCCAGAACTTACCTTTGCGCAA GTTGAGAAACTGACATCATTGTTTCGGCCAGTTACTTTACTGCCAGAGTCAGCACCTGGGCATTATGTTGATGACAGGCATCCTGCTTCCTCTGCTTCTTACCTGCCTCCTTTAGCTTCGCACGCAACACAGCCAGCTATTGACAGGCATCCTGCTCCCTCTGCTGCCCACCTGCCTCCATTAGCTTCTCACCCAACACAGCCAGCTATCGACAggcatcctcctccttctgATGCTTACCTGCCTTCTTCAGCTTCTCACCCAGCACAGCCAGCTGCTTATGTGCACCTCCCAACTGCTCATGTTCCTCCTGCTGCATATTCTCACCTTGCTCCTCCGACTGCTCAATTCAATACGCATCCTTGCTATGTGGCCCCAACTGGGCATCTGTATCAAGCAGGATATGAAGCATATGGTCCATTGCCTCCCACCTATCAGTACCTGCAAGATCCTCCTAATCATTATTTCTATACCCAAGCCCAACACCCTATGCCCGAGCATGCTCCAGCTCCTGTCTATTCCATTGATCCCTATTTTACTGCTAATCGGAATGATCCATATCGGTATGATGCTGTGAAATTCAATTACCAGCAGAGTACTTCTGAGAG AACTGTCTATGGTGCACCACATCAGGTGGTTCCGACAAACTTGCAACCTGTCAGGCATCATGGGTCTACTCCAAGCAGTGAAGCTGCAGCACCTGAAGCAGCTGCAACAAACTTAGGGCTTGAAAGGAGTTATGGGTCTATTCGAAGCAGTGCAACTGAGGGAAGTACACAGCCTAATGCATAG